The following proteins come from a genomic window of Montipora foliosa isolate CH-2021 chromosome 2, ASM3666993v2, whole genome shotgun sequence:
- the LOC137991313 gene encoding uncharacterized protein — protein sequence MGWDDPVEMFIHEQWLKLTQDLKMVGVVQRAHGAVVYLRVELTDGTVFTELVTSRTRVAPINGDTIPRLELLGALVLARLINSVLTAFEGTLRVDSVFCWSDSQIALWWIWGVAEQFVQNRVVEIRGLVKPAHWDYCPSENNPADICSRGSLASKLVANQLWWNGPEFFLKGKDAWPNLPVNPEVISTEPDTWLQLKKESSSSQKKQRNSTVLANVVADRRKNEKKELTDEDLRQEEIERAREHWIREVQGSVLNDEKFDQVKVSLSLHKDDKGILRCGGRLKNAPIPFNARFAIFLPRSSHFTNLVINECHLKVLHNGVRETLTELRSCFWVVKGRQAVKTVIGKCSVCKKIEGRSYAVPHPPPLPEFRLGDEFAFSRVGVDFAGPMYVRDIFAKGEE from the exons ATGGGCTGGGACGATCCTGTTGAAATGTTTATTCATGAACAGTGGCTCAAACTTACTCAAGATTTGAAGATGGTTGGAGTAGTTCAG AGAGCGCATGGAGCAGTTGTATATTTGCGCGTCGAATTGACTGACGGAACCGTGTTCACCGAGCTTGTGACATCAAGGACACGAGTTGCACCTATCAATGGAGATACCATTCCACGACTGGAATTGTTAGGCGCTCTGGTTCTGGCCAGATTGATCAACTCTGTCTTGACAGCATTTGAAGGAACTCTTAGGGTTGATTCTGTCTTCTGTTGGTCGGATTCTCAAATTGCCTTGTGGTGGATTTGGGGCGTTGCAGAGCAATTTGTGCAAAATAGAGTGGTGGAGATTCGTGGACTCGTAAAACCAGCTCATTGGGATTACTGCCCCTCGGAGAATAATCCTGCTGATATATGTTCTCGCGGTTCATTGGCCTCTAAGCTGGTTGCCAATCAATTGTGGTGGAATGGCCCTGAGttttttttgaaaggtaaaGATGCCTGGCCGAATCTTCCAGTGAACCCTGAGGTCATAAGTACAGAACCCGATACTTGGCTTCAGTTAAAGAAGGAAAGTTCAAGTAGTCAAAAGAAGCAACGTAACAGCACTGTTCTTGCAAACGTTGTGGCTGACAGA cgaaaaaatgaaaagaaggaaTTGACTGATGAAGATTTGAGGCAAGAAGAAATCGAGCGAGCGAGAGAACATTGGATCAGGGAGGTGCAAGGTTCTGTTTTGAACGACGAGAAATTTGACCAGGTCAAAGTTTCGTTATCACTGCACAAAGATGACAAAGGAATTCTTAGGTGTGGAGGCCGTCTCAAGAATGCACCAATCCCGTTTAACGCTCGCTTTGCTATATTTCTGCCAAGGTCGTCCCACTTCACAAATTTGGTCATCAATGAATGTCATTTGAAGGTCCTACACAATGGTGTGAGAGAGACTCTTACAGAGCTAAGGTCCTGCTTCTGGGTAGTAAAGGGAAGACAAGCTGTGAAGACTGTGATCGGAAAATGTTCTGTTTGTAAGAAGATAGAAGGTAGAAGCTACGCAGTTCCTCATCCCCCACCGCTTCCTGAGTTCCGGTTAGGTGACGAGTTTGCGTTCTCCCGTGTTGGAGTGGACTTTGCGGGTCCTATGTATGTCAGGGATATATTCGCTAAAGGGGAGGAATGA
- the LOC137991312 gene encoding uncharacterized protein, which yields MAEKNKVKNLIKFRDSHQNFVRKTIAEGKDLISGGNPIEVRKLKLLRTSLQTKCSELQVLDRDIVELLEDVSKIDSDVSESCELISITQECMVDLESALTAQESRGKNQQSNSLESAGTAQGHLQAVHTNAKLPKLELKKFHGNPVEWYPLWESFESAVHKNSNLSGVDKFNYQKSLLTGIAQSVVTGLALTSANYEKAVELLKRRFGNRQVVISSHMEALTKIPKVASTSEVKRLRSLYDTVESHVRGLESMEISSEMYCCFLTPIIMQKLPEEFRIAISRNLESETWDLKEILSEFNKELQLREQCLVNPKDVRPSNSFQRGESLQSTSALYSESAKNKQFSRVWCSFCNQNHQSSKCNVVTSAESRKQVLRKKGRCYLCLKSGHLSRNCKSPVKCFKCQGAHHVAISDSFEHTVSGPEQVENVPNVSTSLYVDQYRGSVLLQTATAEVVRPDNDSSPLNVRLVFDSCSQRSYVTQAVKEKLQLPVVGRDSLLIKTFGESDARLRTCEMVQVGIKTLCDTTVYIQAYVVPVICGPLTQQSTELTQSSYEHLRDLPLADRASGGVLAVSILVGADYYWSLVEGTLVRGAPWEPVALATKLGFVLSGPTMATCDNVHANTVNLTATHVLKVESSVINHDDLAAELKKFWDYESFGIHDDNVTLYDKFVNEVEFVEGRYQVRLPFKEDHDLLPDNFALCKSRLVSLLRRLSVKPDVSRQYNDVIREQLKQGIIERVDQGTTNGVGKVHYIPHHEVIRVDKETTKLRVVYDASAKAQSTTPSLNDCLYAGPPLSSLIYDILLRFRVHKVAISGDIEKAFLNISVDPRDGDYLRFLWVDDTGSKHPNLQVYRFARVAFGISSSPFLLNATIRHHLTSTDLPEEFVDCVLKSLYVDDFVGGEDSGDLVLEMFKNLKSSFKSGGFNMRKWVSNSTLVQKRIEEHERESPLDVEISTKPVEECKIQEEDQTFSSSQFRAKGNPCSVRCKVLGIGWDSDKQAV from the coding sequence ATGGCCGAGAAGAACAAAGTAAAGAATCTGATAAAATTTCGCGACAGTCATCAAAATTTTGTGCGAAAAACTATCGCTGAAGGTAAAGATTTAATATCTGGAGGGAATCCCATCGAAGTGAGAAAGCTGAAACTTCTTCGTACCTCTCTTCAAACGAAGTGTTCGGAGCTTCAAGTTTTGGATCGTGACATCGTTGAGCTGCTGGAGGATGTCTCAAAGATCGATTCTGATGTTTCTGAGAGCTGTGAGCTAATTAGTATTACTCAGGAGTGTATGGTGGATTTAGAATCTGCACTGACAGCGCAGGAATCACGAGGAAAAAATCAGCAATCGAATTCTTTGGAAAGCGCGGGAACTGCTCAAGGTCACCTACAGGCAGTTCACACGAACGCAAAGCTTCCCAAGCTCGAGCTGAAGAAATTTCATGGAAACCCCGTCGAGTGGTATCCCTTGTGGGAATCTTTCGAATCAGCAGTTCATAAGAATTCAAACCTGTCTGGCGTGGATAAATTCAACTATCAAAAGTCGCTCCTAACAGGCATCGCCCAAAGCGTTGTCACTGGCCTCGCCCTGACAAGCGCCAACTACGAAAAGGCAGTAGAATTACTCAAACGAAGATTCGGAAACCGACAGGTTGTGATCTCGAGCCACATGGAGGCGCTCACAAAAATTCCGAAGGTTGCATCTACAAGTGAAGTTAAGCGGCTTCGAAGTTTGTACGACACAGTTGAATCACATGTTCGTGGATTGGAAAGTATGGAAATCTCTTCTGAAATGTATTGTTGTTTTTTAACACCGATTATCATGCAGAAATTACCGGAGGAATTTAGAATTGCAATCTCACGGAATTTGGAATCAGAAACATGGGATTTGAAGGAAATTCTGAGTGAATTTAACAAGGAATTGCAACTGAGAGAACAATGTCTTGTGAACCCTAAGGATGTCAGACCGTCAAACTCGTTTCAGAGAGGTGAGTCGCTTCAATCTACTTCTGCTTTGTACTCTGAAAGCGCTaagaacaaacagttttctcGTGTGTGGTGCTCGTTTTGCAATCAAAATCATCAGAGCTCTAAATGTAATGTGGTCACAAGTGCTGAGTCTAGAAAGCAAGTTTTGAGGAAGAAAGGCAGATGTTATCTTTGTCTCAAATCTGGGCATTTGTCACGTAACTGTAAAAGTcctgtgaaatgtttcaaatGTCAAGGAGCCCACCACGTTGCTATCAGTGATAGTTTTGAACACACTGTGAGTGGACCAGAACAAGTTGAGAATGTGCCAAATGTCTCTACCAGTTTGTATGTGGATCAGTACAGAGGGTCTGTGCTGTTGCAAACTGCAACTGCTGAAGTCGTGCGTCCAGACAATGACAGTAGTCCACTAAATGTGCGTCTTGTTTTCGACTCATGCAGTCAGCGATCTTATGTGACTCAGGCTGTTAAGGAAAAATTGCAGCTACCCGTTGTTGGTAGAGATTCCCTGCTGATCAAGACCTTTGGAGAATCAGATGCCAGATTACGTACCTGTGAGATGGTTCAAGTTGGCATCAAAACGTTATGCGATACAACTGTGTACATTCAAGCGTATGTGGTACCAGTGATCTGTGGCCCCTTGACCCAACAGTCCACTGAACTGACTCAGTCTAGCTATGAGCATCTCCGTGATCTTCCATTGGCTGACAGAGCTAGTGGTGGAGTGCTAGCAGTCAGCATTCTTGTTGGGGCTGACTACTATTGGTCCTTGGTGGAAGGTACTTTAGTGAGGGGTGCACCATGGGAACCAGTTGCCCTAGCCACAAAGTTAGGATTTGTACTCTCTGGACCCACTATGGCCACGTGTGATAATGTCCATGCCAACACTGTGAATCTCACCGCAACTCATGTTTTGAAGGTTGAATCGAGTGTAATTAATCATGATGATCTTGCAGCAGAACTGAAAAAATTCTGGGACTATGAATCCTTTGGAATTCATGATGACAATGTCACTCTGTATGACAAGTTTGTTAATGAAGTTGAATTTGTGGAAGGAAGATATCAAGTGCGACTACCATTCAAGGAGGATCATGACCTCCTTCCCGATAATTTTGCATTGTGCAAATCAAGGCTGGTGTCACTGTTAAGGCGCCTGAGTGTTAAGCCGGATGTGTCCAGGCAGTATAATGATGTCATCCGGGAACAGTTGAAACAAGGGATCATTGAGCGTGTAGATCAAGGAACTACTAATGGTGTTGGCAAGGTGCATTACATTCCCCATCACGAGGTGATTCGTGTGGATAAGGAAACCACAAAGCTGCGCGTAGTTTATGATGCCAGCGCTAAAGCACAGAGTACCACACCCAGTCTTAATGATTGTCTTTATGCGGGCCCACCACTGTCTTCCCTCATTTACGACATCCTTTTGAGGTTCCGCGTTCATAAAGTGGCCATCTCAGGAGACATAGAGAAAGCCTTTCTGAACATTTCAGTTGACCCAAGGGATGGTGACTATCTTCGCTTCCTGTGGGTCGATGATACCGGAAGCAAACACCCAAATCTCCAAGTTTACAGATTTGCAAGAGTTGCCTTTGGCATTTCCTCAAGTCCCTTCTTGTTGAATGCAACTATTCGTCATCATCTAACCTCCACTGATCTTCCCGAAGAATTTGTTGATTGTGTGTTGAAGAGCTTGTATGTGGATGATTTTGTAGGTGGAGAAGACTCTGGTGATCTGGTCCTCGAGATGTTCAAGAATCTGAAATCATCTTTCAAGAGTGGAGGCTTTAATATGCGAAAGTGGGTGTCTAATTCTACACTAGTCCAGAAAAGAATTGAAGAACATGAAAGAGAGTCTCCTCTGGATGTTGAAATTTCAACCAAGCCTGTCGAAGAATGTAAGATTCAAGAAGAAGATCAGACCTTCTCAAGTTCTCAGTTCAGGGCAAAAGGTAACCCCTGCAGTGTAAGGTGTAAAGTACTTGGAATTGGATGGGACAGCGACAAGCAAGCTGTATAA